The Deefgea tanakiae DNA segment CGGTGTTGCCCGGTTATCCGCATGCGTCATTTTTGCCTTATGTGTGCGATGAGGCGGGGCGGGTGTTGTTGGTGATGAGTCGTTTGGCCGAGCATACGCAAAATGTGTTGCGGGATGAAAAGGTCAGTTTTCTAGTTCATGATGCGGCGGCGAACTTGTCGGGGGGGCGCTTAACGCTGTTGGGCGATTTGCAGCCGGTCGCCAGTGAGCCCTTGCTTTTGGCACGCTTGACGCGGCAAAATCCAGAACTTGCCTCGTATTTGGCAATGAGTGATTTTTCCATCTGGCGGCTGTGGCCACGTCGCGCGCGGTATATCGCTGGGTTTGGCAAAATGGGCTGGTTGGAAGGCGAGGAATGGGAAAGCGCGCCTAGTTTAAGTTTGTCGCAAGAGGCGACTTTACTGCTTGAATTAGCGGGAAGCGTAGCGCTTGAGCTGCTGGGTGTGGACTACGCAGGTTTGGATGTTCGGCATGGAGATCAGATCATGCGCTATCGATTTGAGTCGCAATGCGTTGACTTGAATGAAGTGCAGGTAGCAGCGAAAGCGGTGTTGTACAGTTTTAAGTCGTAAAGCATGCCTATGGGTATTTGTTGCTAGTCATTATTTGTTAATGATTGCATTGAAATACATCGGGTTTACTGTTTGAATTGGGTTTGAGTCAACGCATCAGTTTGTAATACAGGGCGTTGAATTTTTTGCGGCAAGATAAGGATAGAGCAATGAGCACCCGAGTTTTATTTGTTGAAGACGATGCCGAATTGGCCGAGCTAATTGGCGGTTTTCTGCGCTCGTTTGAGTTTACGGTGGAGGTCTTGGGCGACGGACTAGGTGTTAATGACAGTGTGAAAGCCAATCCACCCGAGCTGGTGCTGCTCGATATTATGTTGCCGGGTAAAGATGGTTTGACGATCTGCCGCGAGTTACGCGAGTTTTATACTGGGCCGATTATTTTGCTGACGTCGCTCAATAGCGATATGAATCAGATTTTGGGCTTTGAAATCGGCGCAACGGATTACGTGGTGAAAACCACACCACCATCGGTACTGCTCGCGCGGATTCGCTCGCATTTACGTCATGCGGGTAGCGGCAGCTTGTTGGCCGCTGTTCCCGTGCAAGATCAGTCGCGGCTTAATTTTGGCAAGCTGCAAATCGACGCCAGAAACCGCAGTGCGGTGTATCGCGGCGAGCAAATGGGCTTGTCGAGCAGCGACTTTGATTTGCTGTGGGAATTGGCCAGCCATGCCGGCGAAATCCTCAGCCGCGATCATCTACTGAAAAAACTACGTGGCATTGAATACGATGGTTTGGATCGCAGTATGGACGTGGCGATTTCACGCCTACGCAAAAAACTCGACGACGATCCAATTGATCCACGCAAAATCAAAACCATTCGCAATAAGGGGTATTTGTTTGCAAGCGATATTTGGCAGGATGAGTAGGGCAATACCTACTCGTCCACGAAAGACACGAACAGCACGAAATAGTTTGTGGTTTTAAATTAATTTCTGTGATCTTGAAGACTGTAACGCGTTTTCTCGTTTCTCTATTAAGTGGGCTTGGATTTTTTCGTGCCTTTCGTGTTTTTCGTAGACTCCTGTTCCTTTTGGGGTTCTGCGTCACTGTCCTCGGATTTCTCATGCGCAAAGTCTTTCTGCGATTTTATTTAACGGTAGTAGTGTGCTTTTTAGCGACGTCCTTGTTGATTGGCGGCATCTATAAGCAGCTGATCGAGCGCACCAACCAGCGTTACCTCACCGATATTTTCAAATCCACAGTCTCGATTATTGAAGAAGAGCTTGGCGATTTGCCGCCGTCTTTGTGGCATGACGAGGCATCGCGCTTGCGGGGCAAGTTGCCGGTGCCGGTGCAGATTGAAACGCTCGGCGAATACTCGCTCAATGAAGAAAATCAAAAGTCGCTCGAAAAAGGCGACATTATCCTCTTGCTGGATAAAGGCTTGTACATCCATAGGATTCACAAAACCGACCAAATGGTGGTGCTGGGGCCTATTCCTTTTTTGACTGATTTAGATAATATTTCTTGGTTGGATTTTTTGGCGCTATTCATGATGGGCGCGGCGCTGGGTTTGCCGACATGGCTGTGGCTGCGACCTTTCTGGCGTGATTTGCTGCAAATCATTCAGCAAAGTCGGCGCGTGGGGCAGGGAGATTTTGCGGCGCGCGTCACTTTGGATGAAAACTCGGCCTTAGCGTCTTTAGGCGTAACGTTTAACGGTATGGCCCACGATGTGGAAGAGCTCACCGCATCACGTCGCGCAATGATTGATGCTGTTTCGCATGATTTACGCACCCCCTTGGCGCGGATGCGCTATCGCTTAGAGGCGATTAAATCGGGCGCGGATAGCACGGCGCAAGTGGCGGCGATCGAGCGTGATTTGGGTCAGATTGATGAGTTGATCGAAGAATGGCTCACGATGTCTAGCCTCGATAGCCCACAAATGCAAATGAATATCCAGCCACAGCCTATGATGCCGTGGCTCAATAAACTCGCCAACGAGTTTAGTTTGGATGGCAGGCCGCCAGAGCTGATTAGTCATATCGATTTAAGCGATCCCTATATGGAAATCGATAGTTACTACTTGGGGCGCGCAGTGAGTAATATATTAAGTAATGCGCGGCGCTATGGTGGCGACACCATCGTGATGACTTTGAGCTGGCAAGATGGTCAGGCGCAGCTGGTTATTGATGATAATGGTGAAGGCATTCCACAAGAGCAGCGCAGTCGTTTATTGCAGCCATTTACACGGATGGAAGGCAGCCGCAATAAAGCGACCGGTGGCTTTGGTTTAGGTTTGGCGATTGTGGCGATGATTGCGCGCGGGCACGGCGGTAGTGTGGTGATTGATACTTCGCCGCAGGGCGGAGCGCGTATCATCTTGATTTGGCCAACACCACTGCGCAGTTTGTCTTAAAGAGTCTGTATTGAGCGATAAATTTTAAATATGCGGTTTGGTTATTTGGTGTTTTTAGTGACTCACAGGTGCGCCGACTGCATTGTGTAGTTCCAGTAATTTTATTACGTACTTTCAGTTACAAGACGCAACTAAGGTCTTCTCGTTTCTTACTAGGTGTCGCTGCATAATCCGCTTCGTTAAAGCCGTGACTGAATCGGCCCACCTAATTTTAAGAGATGATAAAAATGAACAAAATCCTTGCTCTCGTTGCTGCTGCTGTATTGGCTTCTACTGTTGCCGTTGCTGCAACAGCTCCTGCTTCTAGCGCTTCTGCAGTAACTGCAGTTAAAGTTGAAAAACACGCTAAGAAAGCTTCTGCTGCTTCTAAAGCTTCTGCAGTTCAAAAAGCACAAGCTAAAAAAGCTTCTGCTGCTTCAGTAGCTTCTGCTGCACAAAAAGCACAATCTAAAAAAGCATCTGCTGTAGCTTCTAAAGCTTCTGCAGTTCAAAAAGCACAAGCTAAAAAAGCTTCTGCTGCTTCTGTAGCTTCTGCTGCACAAAAAGCACAATCTAAAAAAGCATCTGCTGTAGCTTCTAAAGCTTCTGCAGTTCAAAAAGCACAAGCTAAAAAAGCTTCTGCTGCTTCTGTAGCTTCTGCTGCACAAAAAGCTCAGTCTAAAAAAGCATCTGCTGTAGCTTCTAAAGCTTCTGCAGTTCAAAAAGCACAAGCTAAAAAAGCTTCTGCTGCTTCTGTAGCTTCTGCTGCACAAAAAGCACAATCTAAAAAAGCATCTGCTGTAGCTTCTAAAGCTTCTGCAGCGCAAAAAGCTCAAGCTAAAAAAGCTTCTGCTGCTTCTGTAGCTTCTGCTGCACAAAAAGCACAATCTAAAAAAGCATCTGCTGTAGCTTCTAAAGCTTCTGCAGCGCAAAAAGCTCAAGCTAAAAAAGCATCTGCAGCTTCTGCTGTAACTGCTTCTAAAGCTTCTGCTGCTGCAGCTAAGTAATTCCTTGCTGCTAAGTAGTACCGAAAAGGGGCGCCTCGGCGTCCTTTTTTGCATTTTGCTGATTGAGTTGATGAATGACATTTGAAGAAAAATTAGCCGTATCACTGGGCTTGGGTCTGAGCGCCCTCACTTTGCTGGGGGCGATCAGTTTGGCATTTAGCCAAAACACGCCGCCAGCGAAGCCCATCGTAGCGATGGAGAGTGCCGCTAGCCTTGCTCTAGCCGAAGAGGCAGAAGTGACCGCTCAGCGAATCGCTTTGTTTTTTGGGCGGGATGATCGCGTTGTCGTACCCGCTCCTTATCCCGCACCGTTTGCAGCGATTGGTCAACTGCGCACCAAAAATGATTACACCTGTACTGCTACACTCGTTGCGCCTGATTTGGCGGTGACGGCAGCGCATTGTTTTATGATGGAGGCCAAACGCGCAGATGTAGGGCAGTGGTTTATGGCGGGGTTTAATCAAGGCCAATATCAGGCGAAGTACCAAATTATCGACCAAGTATTTCATCCAGCGTTTAAGCAAGGTTTGCAATACAAAGGTGAAGATGTCTATATCTTGCCGCAAGCGGCCGAGCACGATATTGCGTGGTTGAAACTCAAACTCGTTGAAGGCGTTGCGCCTAAGCCTATGCCACTGTTTCAAGGCGGCCGTGCTGAACTAGATGCCGAATTTCAATCGGCCAAGATGTTGCTCAACCAAGGTGGTTTTGCCGAAGATCATGATGCAATCTTGACTGCGCATTTGGGCTGCACCTTGAGTGAGTTTCGCAGTAACAACACGATGTACCATCGCTGCGATACTTTGTCCGGTGATTCGGGCTCGCCGATTTGGCTGACTACGCCTAACGGCCCGCTGTTGATTGGCGTGCAAAGCTCAGCACCGGATTGGTTTAACCGTAAAAAAGCCGATAACGTCGGTGTGACCGTATTGCAATTGCCTGCTAAGCCTTGATGTATTGCCTTCTAGCTATTATAGGATAATGGCTATATTGAAATACCTATTTATTGCGGGCGATGTTCAGATTTGGTGTTGATGCTGTGCCGCGCTCGTTGGGCTGGGGCTTAAAAATCCCGTCTTAGCGCACCGAATGAGGGAGAGAGACAAGCAGTTTTATCGTTTGGCTCACGATCGATCGAGGGCATCGGGGACCGATGCGCGCTCGGGTCGCCTTCTTTTGCTTACTTTTCTTGGCGAAGCAAGAAAAGTGAGTCCCCGTCGCGGATTGCGACTGTAAAACAATGTGCCGCAGGCACTTAAAACCATCAACACGTAATCTGAACAAAGCCTCGTTACGTTGGCTCGCAATTGCTGTCCAGCGGTATGCCTTACACAGCGGGCTGTGTTGCAGATACAATAAAGCCATCAATCGATTCAGTCGCGCCAATTGTGATGCTGGCGCTGAAGAGGAAAGCCAAATGGATATCAAACAATACATGCAAGACGTGGGCCGCAATGCCCGCGCCGCCAGCCGCCTGATGGCCAAAGCCAATACGGGCGCGAAAAATGCCGCACTTAACGCGATTGCAGATGCAATTGAGCGTGACGCGACTTTGCTATTGGCCGCCAATCAAAAAGATATGGATCAAGCGCGCGCCGATGGTTTGGAGCCAGCGATGCTCGACCGTTTGCAATTGACGGAAAAAACCATCGCGACTATGGCGCAAGGTCTGCGTGAAATGGTCGCTTTGCCAGATCCAGTCGGCGAAATGGGTGATTTCAAATATCGTCCTAGCGGGATTCAAGTCGGAAAAATGCGCGTGCCACTCGGCGTAATCGGGATTATTTATGAAGCGCGGCCAAACGTGACGGCGGACGCGGCTGGCCTCTGTATTAAATCCGGCAACGCAACGATTCTGCGCGGAGGCCGTGAAGCGTTTAATTGCAATCAAGCGATTGCCGCTTGCGTTAAAGAAGGCTTGTCGACTGCGGGCTTGCCAGCCAGTGCGGTACAAATTATCGAAACACCAGATCGTGCTGCGGTCGGTGAGTTGATTACGATGAATGAATTTGTCGACGTGATTATCCCACGTGGCGGCAAAGGCTTGATCGAACGAATTAGCCGCGACGCACGCGTGCCAGTGATTAAGCATCTGGACGGTATTTGCCACGTCTATATCGATAACGAGGCTGATCCACTCAAAGCCGTTCGCATTGCCGACAACGCCAAAACGCATCGCTACGCACCGTGCAATACGATGGAAACGCTGCTCGTGAACGAGCAAATTGCAGCGACAATCTTGCCGCAAATTGCAGCTATCTACCGGGAAAAAGGTGTTGAGATGCGTGGCTGTGCAGCAACGCAAGCGATTTTGCCAGATGCGATTGCAGCGACGGAAGAAGATTGGCGCACAGAATACTTGGCACCAATTATCTCAATTCGCATCGTGAGCGATTTGGATCAAGCGATGGATCACATCAACACTTATGGCAGTCACCATACGGATGCGATCGTTACTGAAAACTACACCAAATCACGCCAATTCCTGCGTGAAGTCGATTCAGCCTCAGTGATGATTAACGCCTCAACGCGTTTTGCCGATGGTTTTGAATATGGTTTGGGTGCGGAGATCGGCATCTCAACCGACAAAATCCACGCGCGTGGCCCAGTGGGATTGGAAGGGCTGACTAGCGAGAAATGGATTGTGTTTGGTGACGGCGAGATTCGTGCTTAAGCGATGACCGTTCCTGCTGAATTACTCGCGCTGCGCGAGCAAATCGATGCGCTCGACCAACAGCTATTTAGCGTGTTGGCCGAGCGATTTAAAGTCACCGCGCAAGTGGGGGAGTTGAAAAAGAAATTTCAACTTCCTGCGCAAGACGTAGCGCGCGAAGCGCAACAGCTTGAAAAAACAGCAAAATTGATTGCCGATGCCGGTCTCAATGCCGAGTTTGCTTTACGAGTGCAGCGATTGATTTTGGATGAAGTCGTCGCGCAACATAAGCAATGCTAACCCCATTCTGATATGCAAAAAATCGGCATTTTCGGCGGTACGTTTGATCCAATTCATTATGGTCATCTTGAGTTGGCGCGTTGTATGCGCGATCAATTGCAATTGGATGAAGTGCGGCTGATTCCAACGGGTTTACCGCCGCATCGCCCTATGCCGCCCGTGTCACCCGCGCAGCGTTTGGCGTGGGTGGAGGCGGCTTTGGTCGGCGAGAAGGGCTTGGTCGCCGACGATCGAGAAGTGCGCCGTGATGGTTTCTGCTATACCTTTGATACCTTGCGCGAAATCCAAGCTGAAAATCCGCAAGCACTGCTGGTTTGGTTGATTGGTGCTGATTCTTGGCACAATTTGCCGACTTGGCATCGCTGGCGTGAATTATTGGATTTGGGGCATTTATTGATTGCTGCGCGGCCAGAATACGCGATTGAAGCGGAAAATTCGCGCTTAAGCCCTGATTTAGCAGAAGAATTTGCTCAGCGGCACGTAATAGCCAACACCAATACACTGTCTCAGGGTAAAATCAGCCTATTATCCAGCCCGCTGCTGCCTGTATCGTCGACACAAGTGCGTGATCTATTGTCACGTGGGGAAGATGTTTCAGCGCTCACCCCCGTGTCCGGTCTCCTTGGCCAGAGTGGGCTTTACCGTTTTTGAAGGAAATACAATGACAGAATACGTCGACGCAATGCGTGACATCGCCGTTTTGGCGCTTGAAGATATTAAAGCAAAAGAAATCCAAGTTTTGGATACCAAAACACTCACTGATTTGTTTGACTGCATGATCGTGGCAACTGGCGAATCAAACCGTCAAGTTCGCGCGCTAGCGAATAACGTCGCAGTTGAACTGAAAGCCAAAGGCTACGAAATTCTGAGTACCGAAGGCGAAGAGACTGGCGATTGGGTTTTGGTGGATGCAGGTAGCTTGGTGGTTCACGTGATGTTGCCAGCGGTTCGCGATTATTACGATCTTGAGCAATTGTGGGGAGGTCAAAAACCAACCTTCAATCCACTCGGAAAAGCTTGGTCAGCCGTTTAAAAGCGCTGCGCATCCCGTGATCGTAGCGCGGGCGGTACTCGATAATTGAAGACGCCTCATGTACTTCTCGTACACTCCGGTTCCTCCGTTCCGGCCTCACTACGCTGACGGGCGCTCGCTGCTTTTAAAGTGCTAGGCGCCATCGCTATTCTCATTATATTCATATAAGCAAATAGTCTTTTTTATTTGCTTATTATTCCGTACAGTTCACTTATTCCACCTAACACGTAGACGCCATGAATACCTTGTCCGAAGCACGGCTTACGCACTTAAAGCAGCTTGAAGCCGAATCCATCCACATCATCCGTGAAGTGGCTGCCGAATTTGAAAATCCAGTTATGTTATATTCGATTGGTAAAGACTCTGCCGTGATGCTGCATTTGGCCAAAAAAGCCTTTGCGCCGGGCAAACCACCGTTTCCGTTGATGCACGTTGACACGACTTGGAAATTCCAAGAAATGTACAAGCTGCGCGATAAACAAATCGCTGACGGTTGGAATTTGATTCGCCACGTCAATGAAGAAGGTGTGGCTGCCGGCATCAATCCGTTTACCGCAGGTTCAGCTAAGCACACCGACGTGATGAAAACCGAAGGCTTGAAACAAGCTTTGAACAAATACGGTTTTGACGCGGCTTTCGGCGGCGCACGTCGTGACGAAGAAAAATCGCGTGCCAAAGAGCGCGTGTATTCATTCCGCGATAAAAACCATCGCTGGGATCCAAAAAATCAACGTCCAGAGCTGTGGAACATCTACAACTCGAAAGTGGACAAAGGCGAATCTATCCGCGTTTTCCCGATTTCAAACTGGACTGAGCTGGACATCTGGCAATACATCTTCATGGAAAACATTGAGATTGTGCCATTGTATTTGTCGGAAGAGCGCGAAGTGGTTGAGTACAACGGCTCGCTGATCATGATCGACGACGAGCGTATTTTGCAATATCTGACGCCAGAGCAAAAAGCGACGATCAGCAAGAAATGGGTGCGTTTCCGTACCTTGGGCTGTTATCCATTGACCGGTGCCGTTGAGTCGCGTGCAACGACGT contains these protein-coding regions:
- the cysD gene encoding sulfate adenylyltransferase subunit CysD encodes the protein MNTLSEARLTHLKQLEAESIHIIREVAAEFENPVMLYSIGKDSAVMLHLAKKAFAPGKPPFPLMHVDTTWKFQEMYKLRDKQIADGWNLIRHVNEEGVAAGINPFTAGSAKHTDVMKTEGLKQALNKYGFDAAFGGARRDEEKSRAKERVYSFRDKNHRWDPKNQRPELWNIYNSKVDKGESIRVFPISNWTELDIWQYIFMENIEIVPLYLSEEREVVEYNGSLIMIDDERILQYLTPEQKATISKKWVRFRTLGCYPLTGAVESRATTLPEVIQEMLLATTSERQGRAIDHDSSGSMEKKKMEGYF
- a CDS encoding glutamate-5-semialdehyde dehydrogenase: MDIKQYMQDVGRNARAASRLMAKANTGAKNAALNAIADAIERDATLLLAANQKDMDQARADGLEPAMLDRLQLTEKTIATMAQGLREMVALPDPVGEMGDFKYRPSGIQVGKMRVPLGVIGIIYEARPNVTADAAGLCIKSGNATILRGGREAFNCNQAIAACVKEGLSTAGLPASAVQIIETPDRAAVGELITMNEFVDVIIPRGGKGLIERISRDARVPVIKHLDGICHVYIDNEADPLKAVRIADNAKTHRYAPCNTMETLLVNEQIAATILPQIAAIYREKGVEMRGCAATQAILPDAIAATEEDWRTEYLAPIISIRIVSDLDQAMDHINTYGSHHTDAIVTENYTKSRQFLREVDSASVMINASTRFADGFEYGLGAEIGISTDKIHARGPVGLEGLTSEKWIVFGDGEIRA
- the rstA gene encoding two-component system response regulator RstA; this encodes MSTRVLFVEDDAELAELIGGFLRSFEFTVEVLGDGLGVNDSVKANPPELVLLDIMLPGKDGLTICRELREFYTGPIILLTSLNSDMNQILGFEIGATDYVVKTTPPSVLLARIRSHLRHAGSGSLLAAVPVQDQSRLNFGKLQIDARNRSAVYRGEQMGLSSSDFDLLWELASHAGEILSRDHLLKKLRGIEYDGLDRSMDVAISRLRKKLDDDPIDPRKIKTIRNKGYLFASDIWQDE
- the rsfS gene encoding ribosome silencing factor; protein product: MTEYVDAMRDIAVLALEDIKAKEIQVLDTKTLTDLFDCMIVATGESNRQVRALANNVAVELKAKGYEILSTEGEETGDWVLVDAGSLVVHVMLPAVRDYYDLEQLWGGQKPTFNPLGKAWSAV
- the nadD gene encoding nicotinate-nucleotide adenylyltransferase; protein product: MQKIGIFGGTFDPIHYGHLELARCMRDQLQLDEVRLIPTGLPPHRPMPPVSPAQRLAWVEAALVGEKGLVADDREVRRDGFCYTFDTLREIQAENPQALLVWLIGADSWHNLPTWHRWRELLDLGHLLIAARPEYAIEAENSRLSPDLAEEFAQRHVIANTNTLSQGKISLLSSPLLPVSSTQVRDLLSRGEDVSALTPVSGLLGQSGLYRF
- a CDS encoding chorismate mutase; this translates as MTVPAELLALREQIDALDQQLFSVLAERFKVTAQVGELKKKFQLPAQDVAREAQQLEKTAKLIADAGLNAEFALRVQRLILDEVVAQHKQC
- a CDS encoding HugZ family pyridoxamine 5'-phosphate oxidase, giving the protein MSSPLFSEALELLRQTRYGTLATQSTVLPGYPHASFLPYVCDEAGRVLLVMSRLAEHTQNVLRDEKVSFLVHDAAANLSGGRLTLLGDLQPVASEPLLLARLTRQNPELASYLAMSDFSIWRLWPRRARYIAGFGKMGWLEGEEWESAPSLSLSQEATLLLELAGSVALELLGVDYAGLDVRHGDQIMRYRFESQCVDLNEVQVAAKAVLYSFKS
- a CDS encoding ATP-binding protein — protein: MRKVFLRFYLTVVVCFLATSLLIGGIYKQLIERTNQRYLTDIFKSTVSIIEEELGDLPPSLWHDEASRLRGKLPVPVQIETLGEYSLNEENQKSLEKGDIILLLDKGLYIHRIHKTDQMVVLGPIPFLTDLDNISWLDFLALFMMGAALGLPTWLWLRPFWRDLLQIIQQSRRVGQGDFAARVTLDENSALASLGVTFNGMAHDVEELTASRRAMIDAVSHDLRTPLARMRYRLEAIKSGADSTAQVAAIERDLGQIDELIEEWLTMSSLDSPQMQMNIQPQPMMPWLNKLANEFSLDGRPPELISHIDLSDPYMEIDSYYLGRAVSNILSNARRYGGDTIVMTLSWQDGQAQLVIDDNGEGIPQEQRSRLLQPFTRMEGSRNKATGGFGLGLAIVAMIARGHGGSVVIDTSPQGGARIILIWPTPLRSLS
- a CDS encoding trypsin-like serine peptidase, translating into MTFEEKLAVSLGLGLSALTLLGAISLAFSQNTPPAKPIVAMESAASLALAEEAEVTAQRIALFFGRDDRVVVPAPYPAPFAAIGQLRTKNDYTCTATLVAPDLAVTAAHCFMMEAKRADVGQWFMAGFNQGQYQAKYQIIDQVFHPAFKQGLQYKGEDVYILPQAAEHDIAWLKLKLVEGVAPKPMPLFQGGRAELDAEFQSAKMLLNQGGFAEDHDAILTAHLGCTLSEFRSNNTMYHRCDTLSGDSGSPIWLTTPNGPLLIGVQSSAPDWFNRKKADNVGVTVLQLPAKP